The Gossypium arboreum isolate Shixiya-1 chromosome 4, ASM2569848v2, whole genome shotgun sequence DNA segment TTTATGCCTCTATCTTCTAAGTGTCATCCGCTCTGATACCTAAGATAAGATATCTCccaaattggacttgatagacgataTAATAGTCTTTCAATTAATTTGCTTAATTTTGATTAGACTATGAACTGTTTAGATTATCAACTAATATAAGTTTTCTTTTTGCATTATGATTTGACCACATAATGCAAcctagtattagttaaacattagataatcaatgagccaatatttacttatattttgtTTTGCATGTGAAAACTGTTGAAAACAAATACAAATGATATTAACGAGTAATAGAAATTTTTTAAAACCAATCTAtttgaaaaattacaagtatGAAATGATAAATACAGTATACTTAAGGCATTAAATCCTAATAGTTAAAGGCCTCTATTTCTTACTCTAATAGGCTTAGGGACCCTAAAAACCTATGCTCATTTTAGATAGTATGAATAGGCCACTTATCTAGCTTGAAAGAAGTTGAATGGCCACAAAACCATATTTTCACTACCTCTTATCAATAAAAAAGTTGTTCAAAAGTTTAAGAGAAAGATGGTAGAGATAATAAGAAACTCCAAAGCCCTATTtctcttaataaaataaaatgctaAAAAAAGACCTACGATGAGGGGAATGTTCAAGAGTTCGCAAAGCGTAATAATACTCATGATAATAATGCAAGAATTAGGTTGGAACTAGCTAATGGTGATGCTTATGATCTTGAGAAGTTTAACTATAAAAGAATGCAAAAAAAACCTAAAGTCAAACTTCAAGCAATCTACGCGAACAAAAAAGATCAGCCTTATGAGGATGCTAAGATACCATCTCATTGTAAGTAGGTTTTTAGAGGATTAATTAGTGGGAAACTTGAAAACTTGACAAATGTAGGGAATCAATGGGGGTGTAGCATATCAAATCTAGTTCCCCCAAACCATACCTGTTAGTTTACTTCACTTCCCCCAAAGCATTCTTATTAGTTTACTTCACTTCCCCCAAAGAATGCCTATTAGTTTACTTTACTATTTGCTAACTTAAGAAAAGAGAGACAATCTACATTCAAACTAGAGAAACCTTGATCAAACGATGTTTCCGCAATAGAGTATGACCCTAAAGGAATCATGACATAAAGTGAGCGTCCTTCAAGGCCTGTCACATTCCCTACAACTAACTTTAGATTTGATGAGATGTTGTGAGTGAAATGAACGGAGTTAGTGGAAGGGTCATATCAAGTGATGTCGCTGAAGCCATGATGATCAATTCCTTGTGGTGGTGACAACCTCTTTACAACTACTCCTATTGCCATCATCTACTTATCTCTTCACCTCTACCCTCTCCTTTTCTTGTTTCCTCCCTTTGCCCCTCCCCCTCCCCCTCCCCCTCCCCCATATAAACCTTCAACCTTtccctttttttattctttctcgAGTTGTCAATTAGTCTATGTTAACATTTGTGTcactttttatttatcttttttgttAGTTCACACTATTTTTAAGTTTGAGAGACACTTTTTTCAGAATAATAAATCTCTCTCTCTAACCTATTATGATTTGAGTACTCTCAAATTCACATTAACTTAGTTTGTCTATGCTTAACTTATGATAAGAATGCTTAACTTTATGACATTTGGGTTCTTACAAATGTTTTCCTTGGACACTATAGTCTTGAGTGGAGCATATTTCTATTATAATTTGAGTTACGATTAGATGAGAATATCAATTTCTTTGATGTCTTTTACATATAAAAGATAATTTCTATTTGGAAAAAGAAATCATTATTAAATTATTGTTTTGTGGTAAAGCTTGGCAGATCATTTCTATTTGGGCAAAAGAAGATCAACATTAAATTATTCTTACAAAGACGCAGAAACATTGCATTACAGcgctctctctttctctctcataTGTTCCAAAATGGTCCAACATAGACCCACCACGTGCGTAACGTACTGCTCCCGAAATCATCGCCATCACATGTGAAGCAAATTTACCGCGTTACGCCCCATGTGTGCTTCTTTGATCTTTCTTTATTCAATGGCCGCCGCCGACTCTCATGAGATCCAGCTTCGCACCACTTACTAACATCCCTCTCTACTGTATTCCTCTGTTAGTAGTAAAATTTCGCCATTTTTAAAGTCACAGAAAAGAAAAACATATTTGGGCTATAAAAATCTCATCTTTCTTTGTTCACTCCCTCTTTTCTCTTCCTTTGTTTTGAGCAGCTAAAAATATTCCTAGTGTAGGACGGGAATGGATTTGTTCCTAAACGCCAAATCGGTGCGTCTACGCAGCCACCACGACAAGTATCTGGTCGCGGATGAAGACGAAGAATCCGTCACTCAAGACCGAAATGGATCCTCCAAGGCCGCTCGATGGACCGTCGAGTTCGTGCCTGGATCTCAAACCATTATCCGTCTAAAAAGCTCTTACAACAGGTATCTTACTGCTTCCAACCAGCCCTTTTTACTTGGGATGACGGGTCGAAAAGTGATTCAGACACTGCCTAGGAGGCTCGACTCGTCAGTCGAGTGGGAACCCATTAGAGAAGGGTGTGAAGTCAAGCTCAAGACTCGGTACGGGAACTTTTTGAGAGCTAATGGAGGGTTACCACCTTGGAGGAACTCGGTGACTCACGATATTCCTCATAGGACCGCTACTCAGGATTGGGTGTTGTGGGATGTGGATATTGTGGAGATTCAAGAGAAGCCCTCAGCGAATATTCAACACCCTCCTCCCATTCCTCACTCAGATTCATTGGACTTTGATTCACCTTCTTCAATTTCAGGCAAATCTGCCCACTTTTCAagacaagaggtttgaagatcTCAACTTTAAAAAAAGAATCTAACTCTTGGATCATTTGGGTTGTTTTTAATGGTTTGATTCAatttacattttttttatttgtagTCAAGTGATTCTTATGTGGGTTCCCCACCAAAATCCGAAGGAAGGACAATATACTTCCATGTTGCAGATGACAGTGGGGAGGTTGATGATGAGGCAATTGAAGGGTACTCTTTTAGTTTCAAGGGTAATGGTGTGGATGAACTGGCTCATAAATTAAAAGAAGAGTCTGGCCTTGAGGATGTTGTGGTGTGTACTCGGAGTCCTTTGAATGGGAAGCTCTTTCCTCTTCGCTTGCAACTTCCTCCCAACAATGCTGATATGCATGTTGTGTTAGTTCCATCAGCATCAAAAGGTTAGACGTCTCTTTCAGCTGCTCTGGTTTTTATATTCATCCTAATTGCATATGCATTCCTTTGGTTATTTCTTTTTCTGTTCATATAGCATTTGTGTTCTATTTGGTGATTGCAACTTGCAACGTCAAGAATTTGCAAATGTGATTTTTTTGTGTAGATCCAAATGCAACATCTTCTCAATCGTGTCACCAAATATATGATGTAGCATTAAGAGTTGAGGTTTTATAATCAGTACTCGAAACATTTCTAGCTCAAAATGAACTGCCTTTTCATTCTTGTCGTAAGCACACATTATCTGAAGTGATTTTTCATGTAAATGGAATTGTTGGACGTTGGACCTTTGctagtttaaaattttgttttggggGTTTAATTTATGTACCTAGGATTCTTGATCTTGAGTTTTTGGTAGCTTGCCAAATTCGTAGTCGGCGTTGTTATCTTTGTGATTGATTTTATTGCTCATATACAATTAACCCTACTAAATGGAGGGTATTTTAATGCTATACGGCTAGTTTTTGAGAACAACATTTTGTGGGAGAATTAGCCCATATGATGTGCCATTAGGCATGCTAAACTGAGTTAATCTACTGCATAAACTAAACTCTGGTTTTGTCACCAGTATGATGTTGCACTAGTCTACTAAATAGAAAGTTAATATACTTCAAAAACTAAAATGAGTTGTTTCATCCTTTGGACAATTTTGTTTTTGGAAATTATTGTATGAAAGCCAATTATATAAACTTGTCATGATAAACCTAAATTTTGATCGGAATTAGCTCAATTGTATATAACCCTTGATGCAAGGGTCTGATATGAACATGCTTAACAGTTTTATTAATGAGCACTGTATCTCATTAGGTAAATATATCAAGTACCCCTATACCATTTTATTTATGGTTAAGTCTTTCGGTTTTGTTTCACATTACATGGTTTCTAATGATCTATGCGACTTATCTTTTGGTACATTTTTTTTCCAGTGGCAAGAGACTTTGTAAAACTAGGAATAAATCCATGAGCTACATTGAGGGAATGTCATAGGTGTTTCAGAATCAACATGCTTTGTACATCCTACTCAGACTCTTCAAATATAAGCTAGAAGTTTTCATCGAGTCTCCTAAATCCCACTGCGGTTTTTCTAACGATAAGTTGGGTAAAGTTAGTATCGAGTAATGTTCCTGCCATGAAAGAAGGTAATCATTTCAAGCTTTTCGAATTCAAGCTATAGATGATCTGATTGCTTCTGTTCTAACTTCTCGCAGTTTTTAATTTTGCTCCCTTATGGTCTTGTAGAGTTATTTTTGTTACAATTTGTTGCACGcttcttgaattgaattattgAGGATGTTTTCAACTCCTTCTCTGTGAACTTGAAATAATTATGTTGTTATTGCCATCTGGAACATAAAACTTGTACAGCAGACTGCAGAAATCAAGTGGCCTCAAGCATTGTAAGAATGGCATCATCCATATGAAAACTTAATGTTGCCACAAATAATAAAAGGTGACAGATTTCATTGACATGTGCATTATGTAATTTACTTGTTACTAGCTATACACTTGGAACAATTATCACCAATAATCCGAGCATGAGCAGAAGCCATCTTTAAAGTGATGAAATCTGGCACGATCTCGTACTATAATCTCGACATTGAAAACTCTGGAGATCAGTTTCGTTACCTCATGACAGTCATTGCATACCCTAAGGTTTTTAAAAATACGTATTGGCATACCTGGTTGCAACTTCAAAAGCCCCAAAGCAATGGCTAGTCTTTCACTGTGCAGCTTAAGGGAATGTTGTTTAGTTTCATTAAGTTCGTCGATCATAGGTGCTTGTGAATAGTCAGGTGAATAACCAACCGATTCTACTTTTTCATCAATCACCTTTAGCATCTGGTATATTTCTTTAGTTTGAGGATGAGACGTATCTCCTGCAAAGAGTTCATGAGCAACACCATTGATCTCGATCGAGCTGCATCCAGGCTCTTTCTTTATGCCTTTATCGGTCATTAATTTCCTTACCAATCCAACATCATCCCACCTACTAGCTGATGCATATACTCTTGATAACAGCACATAAACACCACTGCCAATGTCTCCTTCCGATTCAACGACTTGCCTGGCCAACTCTTCACTTAGCTCAACACTTGTATTCTTCTTAGAACAAGCATCAAGAAGGCTTCTCCAGATGACTGCATCAGGTCTCATAGGCATCGTTGATACAAGGTCAAGTGCTTCATCAATAAACCCTGCACGGGCTAGAAGATCAACCAAACACCCATAGTGCTCTAATGCAGGTTTAATCTTGTAATCAATAACCATCATGTCAAAATACAGACGACCTTCAGAAACCATGCCTTTATGATTACAAGCACTCAAAACGCCAGTGAACGTAATGGAATTTGGTCTGAAACGCTCTGTCCTAATCATTTTATCAAAACATCTAATTGCTGCCTCAGCTCGACCATGCATTGCAAATCCTCGGATCATATGATTCCATGAAGTTAAATCACGTTTTGGCATCCTCTTAAAAACCTGGTGAGCTAATTCTAAAGACCCACATTTGCAATACATATCCACCAAAGAATTGTTGATGAAAACATCAATGGACAAATTAAAATCACACTTCTTCAACAAATAAGCGTGAACCCACGCACCCAAAGAGAAAGCCCCAAGACCAGCACAAGCAGTTAGAATACTTTGCAGTGTATACCCATCAGGATCGAACGTATTCCGCATTTCCCTGAACAGATTTAGAGCACTATTGAACTTACCAAACTGAACAAAACCTTCAAGCAACACATTCCAGGAAACCAAGCTTCTTTCAGGCATTTTAACAAACACTTTTTCAGCCAAGTCCAGAAACCCGCAACTTGCATAGAAATGAATCAAACTGTTATTTACATAAACATCGGAACCGA contains these protein-coding regions:
- the LOC108460637 gene encoding uncharacterized protein LOC108460637 produces the protein MDLFLNAKSVRLRSHHDKYLVADEDEESVTQDRNGSSKAARWTVEFVPGSQTIIRLKSSYNRYLTASNQPFLLGMTGRKVIQTLPRRLDSSVEWEPIREGCEVKLKTRYGNFLRANGGLPPWRNSVTHDIPHRTATQDWVLWDVDIVEIQEKPSANIQHPPPIPHSDSLDFDSPSSISGKSAHFSRQESSDSYVGSPPKSEGRTIYFHVADDSGEVDDEAIEGYSFSFKGNGVDELAHKLKEESGLEDVVVCTRSPLNGKLFPLRLQLPPNNADMHVVLVPSASKVARDFVKLGINP
- the LOC108460636 gene encoding pentatricopeptide repeat-containing protein At1g59720, chloroplastic/mitochondrial encodes the protein MALATAPRPPPLLLPSKAINIPNPPSFDPHSRILNSLKQCTHISQLKQIHALTLRSTSPYHPKTFFLYSQLLHFSSFLDLNYALQLFNQIQNPNSFMWNTLIRACANDVNNKEQAMRLYFEMLEQALVSPDKHTFPFVLKGCAYLLDVSEGIQVHAHALKHGFGSDVYVNNSLIHFYASCGFLDLAEKVFVKMPERSLVSWNVLLEGFVQFGKFNSALNLFREMRNTFDPDGYTLQSILTACAGLGAFSLGAWVHAYLLKKCDFNLSIDVFINNSLVDMYCKCGSLELAHQVFKRMPKRDLTSWNHMIRGFAMHGRAEAAIRCFDKMIRTERFRPNSITFTGVLSACNHKGMVSEGRLYFDMMVIDYKIKPALEHYGCLVDLLARAGFIDEALDLVSTMPMRPDAVIWRSLLDACSKKNTSVELSEELARQVVESEGDIGSGVYVLLSRVYASASRWDDVGLVRKLMTDKGIKKEPGCSSIEINGVAHELFAGDTSHPQTKEIYQMLKVIDEKVESVGYSPDYSQAPMIDELNETKQHSLKLHSERLAIALGLLKLQPGMPIRIFKNLRVCNDCHEVTKLISRVFNVEIIVRDRARFHHFKDGFCSCSDYW